A window from uncultured Desulfobacter sp. encodes these proteins:
- a CDS encoding NUDIX hydrolase, with translation MSIKFCTQCGHSMTRQVPQDDDHVRSVCPSCGHVHYENPKMVVGTIPVFQDKILMCKRNIEPRKGCWTLPGGYLENEESVQQGAVRETLEETRVKVRILSPYRMFNILFVDQIYLMFIAELLTQDFGPTSESTDVRLFSQSDVPWNEIAFDVIRETLDDYFKDRDHAGNHAFKPEHFGFKIKDLEFSPLNGGVIADTPF, from the coding sequence ATGTCAATAAAATTTTGCACCCAATGCGGCCACTCCATGACCCGTCAGGTTCCCCAGGACGACGACCATGTCCGATCCGTATGCCCCTCATGCGGTCATGTTCACTATGAAAATCCCAAAATGGTTGTGGGCACAATTCCTGTTTTCCAGGACAAGATTTTAATGTGCAAACGCAATATTGAGCCCCGGAAAGGGTGCTGGACCCTTCCTGGCGGATATCTTGAAAATGAGGAATCCGTCCAGCAGGGGGCCGTACGCGAGACCCTGGAGGAGACCCGAGTCAAAGTCCGGATTTTATCGCCCTACCGGATGTTCAATATCCTTTTTGTGGACCAGATTTACCTGATGTTTATTGCTGAACTGTTAACCCAGGATTTTGGTCCCACCTCCGAAAGCACGGATGTTCGGCTGTTTTCCCAGTCAGATGTCCCTTGGAACGAAATTGCCTTTGATGTGATCCGTGAAACCTTGGATGACTATTTCAAAGACCGTGACCATGCCGGAAATCATGCTTTCAAACCCGAACATTTTGGGTTTAAAATCAAAGATCTTGAGTTCTCACCGCTCAATGGGGGCGTGATCGCTGATACGCCGTTTTAA
- the pbpC gene encoding penicillin-binding protein 1C, whose product MTRNAAKIVGIFIFMLLAGGACFIAMDHLFPFDTTGRSLSTVITDRNQAPLRAFADQNGIWRYPARPDQVSPLYLQALLAYEDRWFYYHFGINPLAIGRAFFQNLAHGRILSGGSTLTMQTARILDMQKQEDGPSAPQFLPRMGVKLRQMFRALQLEYHFTKDEILGLYLTHAPFGANVEGIQAACYTWLGKNAKEMTQAEAALMAVLPQAPSRYRPDRHPDRAAKARDKVLDRMARFGIWTADQIKAAKQEPVLSFRFPTSMTAPLAARRLKTLYPDAEVINTFIDENLQMNTAELLRAYMERLPPKQSGAVLVVNHTTLEIEAYAGSADFLNSSRLGQVDMIQALRSPGSTLKPFIYGLSMDQGLIHSHSMLLDVPRYKQDYNPGNFTRGFSGPVTVARALQDSLNLPAVQVLEAYGPGRFNDRLRNAGARFQFRGKPNLSMALGGVGTSLESLVTLYTAIGRGGIAGKPRLTPKEPIQERYLMSPGAAFIIRDILTRPFPGRQGVGRLSGALSMAWKTGTSYGFRDAWAMGLKEDYTVGVWIGRPDGSPSPGQYGAITALPLLGQVMESLTAGVKTQKPPESVSKLPICWPSGIAEAGIRGRAKGACAKKFEAWILNGQIPATMTGEIGLSAPLVRTFWVDNQGMRATPACGGIEKKTVALWPWQAEPFIPTSWRRAVVLPKDSPTCPGMAPLVLPDIRIVSISDNSILTRQPGQTTFPTIPLRTMGGRGECQWFLNQKPLMNADGSAPVFMSMPVPGQYHLAVVDESGSFDQVRFSIIELNQ is encoded by the coding sequence ATGACCCGCAACGCAGCAAAAATTGTCGGAATTTTTATCTTTATGCTCCTGGCAGGTGGTGCCTGTTTTATTGCAATGGACCATTTATTCCCCTTTGACACCACGGGACGGTCCTTATCCACTGTGATAACGGACCGCAACCAGGCACCCCTTCGGGCCTTTGCCGACCAAAACGGGATATGGCGTTACCCGGCAAGGCCCGACCAGGTGTCGCCTTTGTACCTCCAGGCCCTTCTGGCCTATGAAGACCGCTGGTTCTATTACCATTTCGGCATCAATCCCCTGGCCATCGGCCGGGCGTTTTTCCAGAACCTGGCCCATGGTCGAATCTTATCCGGCGGATCAACACTCACCATGCAGACCGCCCGGATTCTTGACATGCAAAAACAAGAAGACGGGCCGTCGGCCCCCCAATTTTTACCCCGCATGGGCGTCAAACTGCGCCAGATGTTCAGGGCGCTTCAGCTGGAATACCACTTTACCAAGGACGAAATCCTTGGGTTATATCTTACCCATGCCCCGTTCGGCGCCAATGTCGAAGGCATCCAGGCGGCCTGCTACACCTGGCTGGGCAAAAACGCAAAGGAGATGACCCAGGCCGAAGCGGCGCTTATGGCGGTACTGCCCCAGGCCCCGTCCAGATACCGGCCCGACCGCCATCCAGACAGGGCGGCCAAGGCCCGGGACAAGGTGCTTGACCGGATGGCCCGGTTCGGCATTTGGACGGCAGATCAGATCAAAGCCGCCAAGCAGGAGCCGGTTCTCTCTTTCAGATTTCCCACATCCATGACAGCGCCTCTTGCGGCCCGGCGGTTGAAAACCCTTTACCCGGACGCCGAAGTGATCAACACCTTTATTGATGAAAATTTGCAAATGAACACCGCAGAACTTTTACGGGCATATATGGAAAGACTGCCCCCAAAACAGTCGGGTGCTGTCCTGGTGGTCAATCATACAACCCTGGAAATTGAAGCCTATGCCGGATCTGCGGACTTTTTAAATTCATCCAGGCTGGGGCAAGTGGACATGATCCAGGCCCTGAGATCCCCGGGGTCCACATTGAAACCCTTTATTTACGGCCTTTCCATGGACCAGGGACTGATTCATTCCCATTCCATGCTCCTGGACGTGCCACGCTACAAACAAGACTATAACCCGGGAAACTTCACCCGAGGATTTTCAGGGCCAGTCACCGTCGCCCGGGCGTTGCAAGATTCGTTGAACCTACCGGCGGTCCAGGTGCTGGAAGCCTATGGCCCGGGGCGTTTTAACGACAGATTGCGCAACGCAGGGGCCCGGTTTCAATTTAGAGGCAAACCCAATCTCTCCATGGCTTTAGGTGGTGTGGGCACAAGCCTGGAGTCCCTGGTGACCCTGTATACGGCCATCGGGCGCGGCGGTATTGCCGGAAAGCCGCGATTAACGCCGAAAGAGCCCATACAGGAACGGTATCTGATGAGTCCCGGCGCCGCCTTTATTATCCGGGATATCCTGACCCGGCCCTTTCCGGGCAGGCAGGGCGTCGGCAGGCTATCTGGCGCATTGTCCATGGCATGGAAAACCGGCACCAGCTACGGATTCAGGGACGCCTGGGCCATGGGCCTAAAGGAGGATTATACGGTGGGGGTATGGATCGGGCGGCCCGACGGCTCACCGTCCCCGGGACAGTATGGTGCCATCACGGCCCTTCCGTTGCTTGGCCAAGTCATGGAAAGCTTAACCGCAGGCGTGAAAACACAAAAACCGCCGGAAAGCGTATCCAAACTGCCCATATGCTGGCCCTCCGGAATTGCCGAGGCCGGAATCCGGGGCCGGGCAAAAGGTGCCTGTGCCAAAAAATTTGAGGCCTGGATACTTAACGGACAGATTCCGGCCACCATGACCGGCGAAATAGGTCTTAGCGCCCCCCTGGTCCGGACGTTCTGGGTGGACAACCAGGGAATGCGGGCAACTCCGGCCTGCGGGGGTATTGAGAAGAAAACAGTGGCCCTGTGGCCATGGCAGGCGGAGCCCTTTATTCCGACTTCTTGGCGCCGAGCTGTCGTACTGCCCAAGGATTCACCCACCTGCCCCGGTATGGCACCTTTGGTTTTACCTGATATACGAATTGTTTCTATCTCAGACAACAGCATCCTGACCCGCCAGCCCGGACAGACGACATTTCCCACCATTCCTTTAAGGACCATGGGCGGCAGGGGCGAATGCCAGTGGTTCCTGAACCAAAAACCCCTGATGAATGCCGACGGCTCAGCCCCGGTTTTCATGTCCATGCCGGTACCTGGACAATATCATCTGGCCGTGGTGGATGAATCCGGCAGTTTTGACCAGGTCCGTTTTTCCATCATTGAACTGAATCAATGA